A single window of Burkholderiales bacterium DNA harbors:
- a CDS encoding cation:proton antiporter yields the protein MHSTLQLVLILLATAVIVVVVFRVLRLPPLLGYLLVGIAIGPHALGWIPDTAGTRYLAEFGVVFLMFSIGLEFSLPKLATMRRIVFGFGAAQVVATIAIVVSIGVALGLDWRGALALGGVFAMSSTAIVSKMLADRLELDSQHGRQVIGVLLFQDLAVVPLLILIPALAFQMNLGAALGLALLKAALVLAIVLFFGQRIMRSWFHLVARQKSAELFMLNILLITLGLAYLTDLAGLSLALGAFLAGMLISETEYRYRVEDDIKPFRDVLLGLFFVTVGMLLDIRAVFDNLLWVALVLVALIVFKLLLIAGLARLFGADSATALRTGMNLAQGGEFGFVLLSQLDNVQLVSVPALQIVLAALLLSMLAAPFIIEHSEHMVRRFSAAEWMNRAMQLHNIAVQTMAIEGHVIICGFGRSGQSLARLLEQEDTEFIALDLDPRRIREASAAGEHVVYGDAAKREVLVAAGLMRAAALVIAYSDLPSALRILAHVQELRPDLPVVVRTIDDADLDRLKEAGAAEVVSEIREGSLMLATHALMLVGLPLNRVLARIRTTREQRYTLFRGFFHGTTDEAVGKVAEQSPQLHSIIITPGAASIGKSIGELRLTELGVDVTAVRRRNVRNVAPASDTQLEVSDVLVLRGVTEGLAAAEIRLLQG from the coding sequence ATGCATAGCACTCTGCAGCTGGTGCTGATTCTGCTCGCCACCGCGGTCATTGTCGTCGTGGTGTTTCGCGTGCTGCGCCTGCCGCCGCTGCTCGGCTACTTGTTGGTTGGCATCGCCATCGGTCCGCACGCCCTGGGCTGGATCCCGGACACGGCCGGAACACGCTATCTCGCCGAGTTCGGCGTTGTCTTCCTGATGTTCAGCATCGGTCTGGAATTCAGCCTCCCCAAGCTTGCGACTATGCGCCGCATCGTATTCGGCTTTGGCGCCGCCCAGGTCGTCGCGACGATCGCCATTGTCGTTTCGATCGGCGTGGCGCTCGGGCTCGACTGGCGGGGCGCATTGGCTCTGGGCGGTGTGTTTGCGATGTCGTCGACCGCAATCGTCAGCAAAATGCTGGCCGACCGGCTTGAGCTCGATTCCCAACACGGCCGCCAGGTGATCGGCGTGCTGCTATTCCAGGACCTTGCGGTTGTGCCGCTCCTGATTCTGATTCCGGCGCTGGCGTTCCAGATGAACCTCGGCGCGGCGCTCGGATTGGCGTTGCTGAAAGCCGCGCTGGTTCTCGCTATCGTGCTGTTCTTCGGTCAGCGCATCATGCGCTCGTGGTTTCATCTCGTTGCCCGCCAGAAGTCGGCCGAGCTGTTCATGTTGAACATTTTGCTGATTACGCTCGGCCTCGCGTATCTGACCGATCTTGCGGGCCTGTCGCTGGCGCTCGGCGCATTTCTCGCGGGCATGCTGATTTCCGAAACCGAATACCGCTACCGCGTCGAAGACGACATCAAGCCGTTTCGTGATGTTCTGCTCGGCCTGTTCTTCGTCACGGTCGGCATGCTGCTCGATATCCGGGCCGTGTTCGACAATCTGTTGTGGGTCGCGCTGGTACTGGTTGCCCTGATCGTTTTCAAGCTGCTGCTGATTGCCGGGCTCGCACGCCTGTTCGGCGCCGATTCCGCGACCGCGCTGCGCACCGGGATGAATCTCGCGCAGGGCGGCGAGTTCGGCTTCGTGCTGCTGTCCCAACTCGATAATGTGCAACTTGTCAGCGTGCCCGCTCTGCAGATCGTGCTCGCCGCGTTGCTGCTGTCCATGCTTGCGGCGCCATTCATCATCGAGCACAGCGAACACATGGTACGGCGTTTTTCCGCGGCGGAATGGATGAATCGCGCCATGCAGTTGCACAATATTGCGGTGCAGACGATGGCAATCGAGGGCCATGTGATCATTTGCGGCTTTGGCCGCAGCGGCCAGAGTCTCGCGCGCCTGCTGGAGCAGGAGGACACCGAATTCATCGCGCTCGATCTCGATCCGCGCCGCATCCGCGAAGCGTCTGCGGCGGGCGAGCACGTCGTTTACGGCGACGCCGCCAAGCGTGAAGTGCTGGTGGCAGCCGGATTGATGCGCGCCGCGGCCTTGGTCATCGCCTATTCCGATCTCCCGTCCGCGCTGCGAATTCTCGCCCACGTGCAGGAACTACGGCCGGATCTGCCCGTGGTCGTACGCACCATCGATGATGCTGATCTGGATCGCCTGAAGGAGGCCGGCGCCGCCGAAGTCGTGTCCGAAATCCGCGAGGGCAGCCTGATGCTTGCCACCCACGCGCTGATGCTGGTCGGTCTGCCATTGAATCGCGTGCTTGCCCGTATCCGTACGACGCGCGAACAACGTTACACCCTGTTTCGCGGCTTTTTCCACGGCACGACCGATGAAGCAGTCGGCAAGGTCGCCGAGCAATCGCCGCAACTGCATTCGATTATTATCACCCCGGGCGCCGCGTCAATTGGAAAATCAATCGGCGAACTGAGGTTGACCGAACTCGGCGTCGACGTGACGGCAGTCCGCAGACGCAATGTCCGTAACGTTGCCCCGGCCAGCGATACGCAGCTTGAAGTCAGCGATGTACTGGTGCTGCGAGGAGTTACCGAAGGCCTGGCTGCTGCAGAAATCAGGTTGCTGCAGGGGTAA